CGGGGCTGGCGAACTTGTCCCGGGAGAAGGGCTGTTCGAGGTGGGTGAACCAGTCGTAGCGCAGGCCTTTCACCTGGGTGCCCTGGGGCGTGTAGTAGTAGGTTTCGCGGTCGGCCTGGGTCCACTGGTCGAGGTGGATCATCTTTTCCGGCGGGGTGTACTGCGGCAGGTTGGGGTGCGCGGTGTACCAGGCGATGACGGCGCCGATCAGGAGAAGCAGCAACAGGACTGCAAGTAGGACGCGTCCGAGAATGCGCATCGAGACTTCCTTGTTAGTTATATGTGCGAAAGAGATTCGGACGTTTATGCCAAGTGCGTGGCGGATTGGCAAGGTGATGGCGCACGGTGACCAGGGTTTTTATGGGGTGGTGTCGGTTTGAGGGGCTGGGGCTCGGTGGGTGCAGCGCTAATGGACCGGGCGCAGGTCGAACAGCAGGCTGAGGCTGAGCAGTACGCCGATCAGCACGCCAAGCACGCAGGCGATGATCAGCGGCCAGCGCAGGCTGCGGCTGTCGTCCTCATCGTCGGGCAGACGGGCGCGGATGGCGGGCCAGAGTTCGTCCGGCGGCGGCAGTTCCGGCCAGGGTTCGTCGCTGGGAGCGGTCGGCGGAAGGCCGGCGCGCTGGTGCAGCAGGGCGACCATCCAGTCCAGCGCGGCGCTGCGGGTGGGGTGGTAGCCGTCGGCGTCGGTCCAGACGTGGAGGAAGGTGTCGATCAGCAGGGCGTCGGCGTCCGCCTGATCGGTCTTCAGTTTCAACGCCAACGGGTACAGGCGCGGGGCGGTGCAGCGGTAGAGGGTAGCCAAGGCGCGCAGGTCGCCGTCGCCGCTTTCGGCGAGCAGGTGGCTGAGGAAGTTGGCTTCGTCCTGGTCGATGGTGGTCTCCGGCGGTGTCGCGGCGAGCGGGGCTGCGTGTGGAGGGTAAGGATAGAT
This Pseudomonas sp. ATCC 13867 DNA region includes the following protein-coding sequences:
- a CDS encoding sigma factor, translating into MATLYRCTAPRLYPLALKLKTDQADADALLIDTFLHVWTDADGYHPTRSAALDWMVALLHQRAGLPPTAPSDEPWPELPPPDELWPAIRARLPDDEDDSRSLRWPLIIACVLGVLIGVLLSLSLLFDLRPVH